A section of the Microbacterium forte genome encodes:
- a CDS encoding FUSC family protein, whose amino-acid sequence MAALAWSWRNALHGAVIGLPAGIATLSDPQIGLALAVGVLPAAGLGVSSTRRQRAMSLVVGGIAAISVLLGSAVTRTPALAVLVVFALCVVVAVLAADRSRHLATPVLVLGVPLLGVGLSFPSVATGLAGAGLILAGSLYAFLVSLVWPDSSSGPRPSPPPTTRSAMLVYGIQIGLAGAIGAAIGFALGVDHPGWACTAALMVSRPNHAMLITRGWGRPVAVVVGALLAIAVAALHPLPAFSAILLVVILTLGTGTAGSRWYVFPLFSTFIVLSMLLLEDSGTPAHWFVERVGMTLVGVALALAAAAIVPRVARRVRR is encoded by the coding sequence ATGGCGGCACTGGCCTGGTCGTGGAGGAACGCCCTGCATGGGGCGGTGATCGGTCTGCCAGCGGGCATCGCGACGCTGAGCGACCCGCAGATCGGCTTGGCGCTCGCAGTCGGCGTGCTCCCCGCGGCGGGGCTCGGAGTGTCGAGCACTCGCAGGCAGCGGGCGATGAGCCTCGTCGTCGGCGGCATCGCGGCGATCTCGGTTCTGCTCGGGTCGGCGGTGACGCGCACCCCCGCGCTGGCGGTGCTCGTGGTGTTCGCGCTGTGCGTGGTCGTCGCCGTGCTGGCCGCCGATCGTTCACGGCACCTCGCGACACCGGTGCTCGTGCTCGGGGTGCCGCTGCTCGGCGTCGGGCTCTCGTTCCCGTCGGTTGCGACCGGGCTCGCCGGTGCGGGGCTCATCCTCGCGGGGTCGCTCTACGCGTTCCTCGTGTCGCTGGTCTGGCCGGACTCGTCATCCGGCCCGCGCCCCTCGCCACCCCCGACGACGCGCTCGGCCATGCTCGTCTACGGCATCCAGATCGGTCTCGCGGGGGCGATCGGTGCCGCGATCGGCTTCGCGCTGGGCGTCGACCACCCCGGATGGGCGTGCACCGCGGCGCTCATGGTGAGTCGGCCGAATCACGCGATGCTGATCACACGCGGATGGGGCAGGCCCGTGGCGGTCGTCGTCGGAGCTCTGCTCGCGATCGCCGTCGCGGCCCTGCATCCGCTCCCCGCGTTCTCGGCGATACTCCTCGTCGTGATCCTGACACTCGGCACCGGCACGGCAGGCAGTCGGTGGTACGTCTTCCCGCTGTTCTCGACATTCATCGTGCTGTCGATGCTGCTGCTCGAAGACAGCGGCACACCCGCCCACTGGTTCGTGGAACGCGTCGGAATGACACTCGTCGGCGTGGCACTCGCGCTCGCCGCGGCGGCGATCGTGCCGCGGGTTGCCCGGCGGGTGCGTCGCTAG
- a CDS encoding PadR family transcriptional regulator — protein MGKQMTEMLKGTLEGIVLALLAEQPAYGYEITTRVRDHGFTDIAEGTIYALLVRVEQKKLVDVEKVPSEKGPPRKVYSLNPAGTQELEEFWKTWSFLTQRIDSLRTAVANTEDTHTDTNTDTTNKEN, from the coding sequence ATGGGCAAGCAGATGACCGAGATGCTCAAGGGCACCTTGGAGGGCATCGTTCTGGCCCTCCTCGCCGAACAGCCGGCATACGGATACGAGATCACCACCCGCGTGCGTGACCACGGATTCACCGACATCGCCGAGGGCACGATCTACGCCCTGCTCGTGCGCGTCGAGCAGAAGAAGCTCGTCGACGTCGAGAAGGTGCCGAGCGAGAAGGGGCCGCCCCGCAAGGTGTACTCCCTCAACCCGGCGGGCACGCAGGAACTCGAGGAGTTCTGGAAGACCTGGAGCTTCCTCACGCAGCGCATCGACAGCCTGCGCACCGCAGTTGCGAACACCGAAGACACACACACCGACACGAACACCGACACGACCAACAAGGAGAACTGA
- a CDS encoding DUF1048 domain-containing protein translates to MAAKWIEALTGSLEQKKQYRDAKKRIDALPEPYRTVANAQHRYTMYYGGITDGDILVQIFLDLADLWERAAIDGTPIDDIVGDDPVAFAETYAEAYGGTHWIDKERARLTAAVDDAKKKETRS, encoded by the coding sequence ATGGCCGCCAAATGGATCGAAGCGCTCACCGGATCGCTCGAGCAGAAGAAGCAGTACCGCGATGCGAAGAAGCGCATCGACGCCCTCCCCGAGCCCTACCGCACGGTCGCCAACGCCCAGCACCGCTACACGATGTACTACGGCGGCATCACCGACGGCGACATCCTCGTGCAGATCTTCCTCGATCTCGCCGACCTGTGGGAGCGCGCCGCCATCGACGGCACCCCGATCGACGACATCGTCGGCGACGACCCCGTCGCCTTCGCCGAGACCTACGCCGAGGCGTACGGCGGAACCCACTGGATCGACAAGGAACGCGCCCGCCTGACCGCGGCCGTCGACGACGCGAAGAAGAAGGAGACCCGATCATGA
- a CDS encoding ABC transporter ATP-binding protein produces MTSPAIAVRSLEKSYKDLHVLRGVDFEVEKGSIFALLGSNGAGKTTVVRILSTLLKPDAGTAVVQGVDVTADPLAVRQRISLTGQFAAVDEILTGRENLMLVAKLRHLPDAAKVADDLLTTFRLTDAGARKVGTYSGGMRRRLDIAMSLVGHPEVIYLDEPTTGLDPESRIEVWDVITELANTGTTVLLTTQYLDEAEHLADRIAILHEGRIIANGTLADLKRLLPAAKVEYVEKQPTLGEIFLTLVGPKSGSATGKENAA; encoded by the coding sequence ATGACCAGCCCCGCCATCGCCGTTCGCAGCCTCGAGAAGTCCTACAAGGACCTTCACGTCCTGCGCGGCGTCGACTTCGAGGTCGAGAAGGGATCGATCTTCGCCCTGCTCGGCTCGAACGGCGCAGGCAAGACCACCGTGGTGCGCATCCTCTCGACGCTGCTGAAGCCGGATGCCGGCACGGCCGTGGTGCAGGGAGTCGATGTCACCGCCGACCCGCTCGCCGTGCGGCAGAGGATCAGCCTCACCGGCCAGTTCGCCGCGGTCGACGAGATCCTGACCGGACGAGAGAACCTCATGCTCGTCGCGAAGCTGCGGCACCTGCCCGACGCCGCGAAGGTGGCAGACGATCTGCTCACGACGTTCCGCCTGACGGATGCCGGAGCTCGCAAGGTCGGCACCTACTCGGGCGGCATGCGCCGTCGCCTCGACATCGCCATGAGCCTGGTCGGCCACCCCGAGGTCATCTACCTCGATGAGCCGACGACCGGGCTCGACCCCGAGTCCCGCATCGAGGTGTGGGACGTCATCACAGAGCTCGCGAACACCGGCACCACGGTGCTGCTCACGACTCAGTACCTCGACGAGGCCGAGCATCTGGCCGACCGCATCGCGATCCTCCACGAGGGTCGGATCATCGCCAACGGCACCCTGGCAGACCTCAAGCGTCTGCTGCCGGCGGCCAAGGTCGAGTACGTCGAGAAGCAGCCCACCCTCGGGGAGATCTTCCTCACCCTGGTCGGCCCGAAGTCGGGCTCCGCAACCGGAAAGGAGAACGCAGCATGA
- a CDS encoding ABC transporter permease, which produces MSTHFVSDTATLTGRSMRHIFRSPDTIITTAVTPIALMLLFVYVFGGALRESTGAENYVNYLLPGILLIAIASGIAYTAFRLFNDLQSGIFERFHSMPIARSSVLWAHVLTSLTANGITLAIIFGVGFLMGFRTGAGPLAWLAVIGILFLFTLALTWLAIIAGLSAKTVDGASAFSYPLIFLPFISSAFVPTETMPGPVQWFAENQPVTSIVDTIQALFAEKPVGTDIWVALAWCVGILIVAYVFAIIAYRKKVS; this is translated from the coding sequence ATGAGCACGCACTTCGTCTCAGACACCGCGACGCTCACCGGCCGCTCGATGCGGCACATCTTCCGCAGTCCAGACACCATCATCACCACGGCGGTCACACCGATCGCTCTGATGCTGCTGTTCGTGTACGTCTTCGGAGGCGCGCTCCGCGAGAGCACCGGCGCCGAGAACTACGTGAACTACCTGCTCCCCGGCATCCTGCTCATCGCCATCGCGTCCGGCATCGCCTACACGGCCTTCCGGCTCTTCAACGATCTGCAGAGCGGCATCTTCGAGCGGTTCCACTCCATGCCGATCGCGCGATCGAGCGTGCTCTGGGCGCACGTCCTCACCTCGCTCACCGCCAACGGCATCACGCTCGCGATCATCTTCGGCGTCGGATTCCTGATGGGGTTCCGCACCGGAGCCGGTCCGCTCGCGTGGCTCGCCGTCATCGGCATCCTGTTCCTCTTCACCCTCGCCCTCACCTGGCTGGCCATCATCGCCGGCCTGAGCGCCAAGACGGTCGACGGGGCGAGCGCCTTCTCGTATCCGCTGATCTTCCTGCCGTTCATCAGCTCTGCGTTCGTGCCGACCGAGACCATGCCGGGTCCGGTGCAGTGGTTCGCCGAGAATCAGCCGGTCACCTCGATCGTCGACACCATCCAGGCGCTGTTCGCCGAGAAGCCGGTCGGCACCGACATCTGGGTCGCCCTCGCCTGGTGCGTCGGCATCCTGATCGTCGCCTACGTGTTCGCGATCATCGCGTACCGCAAGAAGGTCAGTTGA
- a CDS encoding lipase maturation factor family protein: MDGFAAVDFGFAREVLQRGIAALYLVAFVSTLNQFRALLGDNGLLPAPVLLDWIGEERERRRMLHPTLFVRIRYSDRRLALLCGAGIVVSALLVIGVPQWGPPWVPMLCFLGLWLGYMSVVSIGQTFYSFGWEMLLLEAGFLAAFLGSNDQPAPTVVIVLFWWLLFRVEFGAGMIKIRGGQEWRDLTALTYHHETQPMPGPLSRQAHLLPRWFHRGEVVGNHFAQLVVPFFVFAPLLSVWVPGPVPQIVGAVAAVIVIATQVWLVATGNFAWLNWVTIVIAFSAIGMPGVGAPVAERADPDESLWPGIPLYWFVITTAVGTLVVALSWRALRNLFARRQLMNASFNRWQIGNAYGAFGTVTKERIEIVVEGSVDDDGLLWREYEFKGKPGDVRRIPRQFAPYHLRLDWLMWFLPLGRSLDDWFTVFLLRLLEADAPTLALLRIDPFDGEPPRWVRAVSYRYRFATRAERRADGVVWVRTRQRIVLGPLGLR, encoded by the coding sequence GTGGACGGGTTCGCGGCGGTCGACTTCGGTTTCGCCCGTGAGGTCCTTCAGCGGGGCATCGCGGCGCTGTACCTCGTCGCGTTCGTCTCGACTCTGAACCAGTTCCGGGCGCTTCTCGGCGACAACGGGCTGCTGCCGGCGCCGGTGCTGCTCGACTGGATCGGCGAGGAGCGAGAGCGGCGGCGGATGCTGCATCCGACCCTCTTCGTCCGCATCCGGTACTCCGATCGACGACTCGCACTGCTGTGCGGGGCAGGGATCGTCGTGTCGGCGCTGCTCGTCATCGGCGTTCCGCAGTGGGGTCCGCCGTGGGTGCCGATGCTGTGCTTCCTCGGGCTGTGGCTCGGATACATGTCGGTGGTCAGCATCGGGCAGACCTTCTACTCGTTCGGCTGGGAGATGCTGCTGCTCGAGGCGGGGTTCCTGGCCGCGTTCCTCGGGTCGAACGACCAGCCGGCGCCGACCGTCGTGATCGTGCTGTTCTGGTGGCTGCTGTTCCGGGTCGAGTTCGGCGCTGGCATGATCAAGATCCGCGGTGGGCAGGAGTGGCGAGACCTCACCGCGCTGACCTATCACCACGAGACGCAGCCGATGCCGGGGCCGCTCAGCCGTCAGGCGCACCTGCTGCCCCGGTGGTTCCATCGCGGCGAGGTCGTCGGCAACCACTTCGCGCAGCTCGTGGTGCCCTTCTTCGTGTTCGCGCCGCTGCTGTCGGTGTGGGTTCCCGGACCGGTGCCGCAGATCGTCGGGGCCGTGGCCGCCGTGATCGTGATCGCGACGCAGGTGTGGCTCGTCGCGACGGGCAACTTCGCCTGGCTGAACTGGGTGACCATCGTCATCGCATTCTCGGCGATCGGGATGCCGGGGGTGGGCGCTCCGGTCGCCGAGCGAGCGGACCCGGACGAGTCGCTGTGGCCCGGCATCCCCCTGTACTGGTTCGTGATCACCACGGCCGTCGGGACCCTCGTCGTGGCCCTGAGCTGGCGGGCCCTGCGCAACCTGTTCGCGCGTCGCCAGCTGATGAACGCGAGCTTCAACAGGTGGCAGATCGGCAACGCCTACGGCGCCTTCGGCACCGTGACCAAGGAGCGCATCGAGATCGTCGTCGAGGGGTCGGTCGATGACGATGGACTGCTGTGGCGCGAATACGAGTTCAAGGGCAAGCCGGGCGACGTGCGCCGCATCCCTCGCCAGTTCGCGCCGTACCATCTGCGGCTCGACTGGTTGATGTGGTTCCTGCCGCTCGGGCGCTCACTCGACGACTGGTTCACGGTGTTCCTGCTGCGACTCCTCGAAGCGGATGCTCCGACCCTCGCGCTGCTGCGCATCGACCCGTTCGACGGCGAGCCGCCTCGGTGGGTGCGAGCGGTGTCGTATCGCTACCGCTTCGCCACCCGAGCCGAACGGCGCGCCGACGGTGTGGTCTGGGTGCGCACGCGCCAGCGGATCGTGCTCGGCCCCCTCGGGTTGCGGTAG